Part of the Salvelinus sp. IW2-2015 linkage group LG7, ASM291031v2, whole genome shotgun sequence genome, AGGAGCCAGAGGAGTCCATCGTGTCCTACGCCTTCTGGATCATGGCAATGATCAATGTAAGATCTTGGAAAAGCATAGTGAGGTGAAATATAGTGTGTAAGCTCAAGCATAACGCTCCTAATATTGATTCCGCTCACTCTTAACTTTTAATAATGTTGATTGATTATTGCAAAGGCTTTGATCCAAGATTTTACATTTTTTCCCATGATACATCATTTGAATGATATTTTCCTCTCCCAGCTGCCAGTGCCAATGGCAGTGTTATTCCTGATGTACCAGGAGCAGTTGATCCCCTGCTGCCGCAGCACCACACCTCATTTGCTGGACAAAGACGAGCTGGCCATGGAGAACCAGGGGGCCGAGGGGCCTGACACAGAACCTAAAgaccaggaggagggaggaggtaaaGGGCAAAACTTAGTGTTTTGGATCTGATCTGAACTCCTCATTTCCTTTATAAGATGACAGTATAACCAAGATAATTTTAAAATTATAATACTTGGATCACATCAAAGTCTCAGAGTTTGGATCAGTTGAGAATTCACACCTACTGTACTAGCCAAGTGGTTTAGATCTCTCCTAATGTTTCTCTCGGTTTGCAGGTCATGGGGATATCTTCAGCTGCTGTCAGAATAACAACCTGCGTGAGTTGCCTGTGTCCTTCTTTGGGATTCATATCGTTGGTGGAATGGTCCTGTTCATGACCGATGGCATTGTGGTGAGTAGTACAGATTCTGTTATAACTATGCAGTCTGCTCCATATTAGTGTATGTATGCAGCAATGGATTCATCTGTGGACCTTCACTTTCTATTCCTAGGGTGCGTATGCAGGCTTTGTGTACACATATGCAGTGTCTCCCCCCATTTCTCTACCTAATAAGACTGCGGGATACCTGGTCAGTATCTTCTGGGCAGCCATTACTGCAGGACGTCTGGTGTCCATCCCTCTCACCTTCCGCTTCCAGCCCGTTCGACTGCTCATGATTAATCTGGTAATGCCAATGATAGAATATTTTATTAATCCCTAAAGAAAATGTATTAACATTAATGAAGGTGtgtaataaaatatttattgtcTTTCAATTCCAATATGTTTATATTTAAATGGGCATTTCTCTCAATAATTGATTGTCTATATATCCAATTGAAGTCTTTCTTCATCTCTGCAGGCTGGTGTCATTGTCACAGTGTTGTTGCTGCTCGTCCTCGACACCAGCAGTATATTCCTGTTTGTTGGGACCACTCTACTGGGCCTGTTCCTCAGCAGCATCTTCCCCTGTATGCTGGCTTACACTGAGGACATCCTGGACTACCAAGGTACATTCATCAATCGCCAGCACAATAAGTGTCAATGActcagtaacaacacagtaacgactcagtaacaacacagtaacgactcagtaacaacacagtaacgactcagtaacaacacagtaataGAGTGGTTTGATAAATGATGAGATACTACAGTATATAATCTCTCTGTTttactctccttctcttttctctcttggcAGGATGTGCAACCTCAGTTCTGGTAACAAGTGCTGGGATGGGAGAAATGGTCATGCAAGTCCTTGTTGGATCGGTAAGACTGCACAGAGACGTAGTATATGTTAAAGAGAGGGGAAGATAAACAGTCTAATATTGTGCTTTGCATTCTCCAGATCATCCAGAGTGAAGGCAGCTATAGTTTCCTGCTCTGTGGCATGATCATCGGTTGTATGGGCTCCATCCTCTTCTTCGGGCTGCTGTTCTTACATCGCATGCACAGGAAATACCTCACTGGTACTAGGACCTCCTCAGCCATATCACAGTTGAACAAACTGTACATAGagaaaaaagtacataatttatcTGTAACCCATCTGTTCACATTCTAACCTTTCTCCCCCCACAGGAACCTCAGTGAAGTCAGCCATGGTGGAGGAGCTCCCACCAGCAGCAGTAGACAGTAAAACAGAACAGAAGGAGGGTAGCTGAGAGGATATGTAGCTGGGGCCATTTGATGCCCAGTATTGTTATTGACCAACAATGTAAAGAGGAAGAAAACACGCTGTTAGTGAagacaaatacatacagtaccaggacCTGTGTAATGTTTTATCCATCCTGAAGGCTGCAATAGCCAGAGGAGTGAATAAGTCATGTTTAAGTTATTAATATATTCCAAATGATTTAGTCCCTCCTTTTTTCCTTCCTGAAAATGCCGCTACTGCTTCTTATTCCAATCATCATCATCCCTTTAGATATGCTAATGTTACCTTCTGTTTAAAGCCCCTATAGATAATTACTTTGTAATAAGTGTGTGAGCAAGGGGTAGTTAGGTTATAGTATATGAAAATAATGTGCTTTATTTTCAAGGCATTTGGATTGGTATGCATTGTTGCTCATTGTCACAAtgttgaaatgtttaaaaaaaaaatgaacatgaGTTGAATGACAACTTTTTTTATTTCAACAGATAAGACAGTGAACTCTATTTTGCTTTCATTAATAGTTGTTCACAAGAAGGGGATAATtcaaaacattttagaacaaTTTATTGAAATAagtcattttttttattgctatctGAAATATAATGTAGGATATATACTCAAAAAGGGATGCCTCCAGTTCTAAAATGGAGGATATCTGACCATGAAATATCACCTGTCATTCTGAAGTAGGGACTTTAGGACCAGTTGCAGCAAGAGCATGAGGTGTCGAAGACCAGGCCAGTAGCACAGTACTGGAAGTAGGTCTTGCCCTGACTGCAGTTGTAGAACTGGTTCTTGTTCTTGGGGTCGGCGTACAGCCCAGCGGCCTTGCCAACACAGAAGTTACTGTCCATGCCACTGGTCCCACTGGTGTTCCCACCGCTCGAGCTGCCTCCACTGGAACTGCCTCCGCTCGAGCTGCCTCCAGAGTCCCCACCATCATCACCTCCATTGGTAGTTCCCTTAATAAGGGGCAGGGGAGTTGCAGGGGGATTGCAAGCTGAAatggatatttaaaaaataaaacaaatttaaagAACATATTTTAGGTGTTTGATATAATTCTGTAGCACAGCAGTCAGAGATGTCATACATTTCTGCTATCGAACCCAATCTAGTGTGCAGGTCCTTACGTGCTGATTCCAGATTGAGGCCTTTCTTGAGGACGTTGATGAGAGGATATTTTCCCTGGCCACAGTAGGTGCCGGTATAGTCATCCATATCAAGAGTCCAGACCATGGCTCCTCCAAAGTTGTTCTTCTTCAGCCAGTCAACCTa contains:
- the mfsd4ab gene encoding major facilitator superfamily domain-containing protein 4B isoform X2, giving the protein MFIEERIITLFKRNFHHTCTYWSVFFSFGLCIAFLGPTILDLRCQTQSTLSQITWVFFSQQFCLLIGSSIGGVFKKTLFSALAALFLSSLLISIIFAIIPLCHNVLLLAIAMAVSGLAMGIIDTIANIQLVAIYQKDSAVFLQALHFFIGFGALVSPLIADPFLSETGCRVGNVTENVTEIMHHFRNTLRNSPIVMHNVSVDHLPLAEEPEESIVSYAFWIMAMINLPVPMAVLFLMYQEQLIPCCRSTTPHLLDKDELAMENQGAEGPDTEPKDQEEGGGHGDIFSCCQNNNLRELPVSFFGIHIVGGMVLFMTDGIVGAYAGFVYTYAVSPPISLPNKTAGYLVSIFWAAITAGRLVSIPLTFRFQPVRLLMINLAGVIVTVLLLLVLDTSSIFLFVGTTLLGLFLSSIFPCMLAYTEDILDYQGCATSVLVTSAGMGEMVMQVLVGSIIQSEGSYSFLLCGMIIGCMGSILFFGLLFLHRMHRKYLTGTSVKSAMVEELPPAAVDSKTEQKEGS
- the mfsd4ab gene encoding major facilitator superfamily domain-containing protein 4B isoform X1, producing MFIEERIITLFKRNFHHTCTYWSVFFSFGLCIAFLGPTILDLRCQTQSTLSQITWVFFSQQFCLLIGSSIGGVFKKTLFSALAALFLSSLLISIIFAIIPLCHNVLLLAIAMAVSGLAMGIIDTIANIQLVAIYQKDSAVFLQALHFFIGFGALVSPLIADPFLSETGCRVGNVTENVTEIMHHFRNTLRNSPIVMHNVSVDHLPLAEEPEESIVSYAFWIMAMINLPVPMAVLFLMYQEQLIPCCRSTTPHLLDKDELAMENQGAEGPDTEPKDQEEGGGHGDIFSCCQNNNLRELPVSFFGIHIVGGMVLFMTDGIVGAYAGFVYTYAVSPPISLPNKTAGYLVSIFWAAITAGRLVSIPLTFRFQPVRLLMINLAGVIVTVLLLLVLDTSSIFLFVGTTLLGLFLSSIFPCMLAYTEDILDYQGCATSVLVTSAGMGEMVMQVLVGSIIQSEGSYSFLLCGMIIGCMGSILFFGLLFLHRMHRKYLTGTRTSSAISQLNKLYIEKKVHNLSVTHLFTF